The following coding sequences lie in one Benincasa hispida cultivar B227 chromosome 6, ASM972705v1, whole genome shotgun sequence genomic window:
- the LOC120079395 gene encoding probable nucleoredoxin 1-2, whose amino-acid sequence MASDAVHDLTSLLSSEGRDFLIRNNGDQVKISSLIGKNVGLYFSAGWCPPCCSFTPKLAKVYEELASENNDFEVIFVSSDGDDRAFKAYFSKMPWLSIPFDDSETKKKLKLLFELSGIPHLVVIDANGKVSTDEGVDLVREFGVDAYPFTFDRKNQLLVEKEEEAKRNNQTIASLLVSTSRNYVVCNDGNQIPISELEGKLIGLYFSKQGHEHCDDFTPKLIEAYDKLKEKEENFEIVFISLDDEDEDLFKKAFKTMPWLSLPFKDEKCQELKLYFEVGDLPALVIIGHDGKTSNTNAVELIKEHGIDAYPFTTKKLDVLDEIPNTKCKSQSPKPHFVEEVKVSCCCDGSKNDDEEMKDKEETKEETKEEKEGCKG is encoded by the exons ATGGCTTCTGATGCTGTGCATGATCTCACTTCCCTCCTTTCCTCTGAGGGGAGAGACTTTCTCATTCGTAACAATGGCGATCAG GTAAAGATTAGTTCCTTAATTGGAAAAAATGTGGGATTATATTTCTCGGCAGGATGGTGCCCTCCTTGTTGTTCTTTCACTCCAAAATTAGCAAAAGTTTACGAGGAATTAGCTTCTGAAAATAATGACTTTGAAGTTATATTCGTTTCTTCTGATGGAGATGACCGCGCATTCAAAGCTTACTTCTCCAAAATGCCATGGTTGTCCATTCCATTTGATGATTCAGAGaccaaaaaaaagttgaaattacTGTTTGAACTTAGTGGAATTCCTCATCTTGTTGTTATTGATGCTAATGGGAAGGTTTCAACTGATGAAGGAGTTGATTTAGTTAGAGAATTTGGAGTTGATGCTTATCCTTTTACTTTTGATCGAAAGAACCAACTTTTGGTtgagaaagaggaagaagcTAAGAGAAACAATCAAACCATTGCTTCCCTTTTGGTTTCCACTTCTCGCAATTATGTGGTTTGTAATGATGGAAATCAG ATTCCTATTTCTGAGCTAGAAGGGAAACTCATTGGGTTGTATTTCTCAAAGCAAGGCCATGAACATTGTGATGATTTTACACCAAAATTAATCGAGGCTTACGATAAATTGAAGGAGAAGGAAGAGAACTTTGAGATTGTATTCATCTCtttagatgatgaagatgaagatttatTCAAAAAAGCATTCAAAACAATGCCATGGTTGTCATTGCCTTTTAAGGATGAGAAATGTCAAGAACTAAAACTATATTTTGAGGTTGGTGATCTTCCTGCCCTTGTTATAATTGGGCATGATGGGAAAACTTCGAACACGAATGCAGTCGAACTAATCAAAGAGCATGGTATTGATGCCTACCCTTTCACTACCAAGAAACTCGACGTACTTGATGAGATCCCGAATACAAAGTGCAAATCACAATCTCCGAAAcctcattttgttgaggagGTAAAAGTTTCTTGTTGCTGCGATGGGTCAAAAAACGATGATGAGGAAATGAAGGACAAGGAGGAAACCAAGGAGGAAACAAAGGAGGAAAAAGAAGGTTGCAAAGGATAA
- the LOC120079906 gene encoding uncharacterized protein LOC120079906 — MSSNTVSVLVVLVPFLNFTSFDCTXQFFFLLSSQVYSTPFSRLGHEAVAATRFTRSVASLIIEPRWYCSPNCVGLRGLQVVAQSLKIPQSLEPRSEDSQPDGQVARCQSCKVLRICRFSSFVLPTVRVVGTYGFGFWRSFEVKSVLSRGFGYGFDKLLGLIQDPSKLGGRLICLSLRHNFDFEEKVKMHRRWRSGVRDRVTGTRLFRFRTLKFESLFFS, encoded by the exons atgtcaagtaatacAGTTTCTGTACTAGTGGTTCTTGTACCTTTCTTGAACTTTACTAGCTTTG ATTGTACCCNccaatttttctttcttctttcctccCAAGTCTATTCGACTCCGTTCAGTCGTCTAGGCCACGAAGCAGTCGCCGCCACTCGATTCACGAGATCAGTCGCATCTCTGATCATCGAACCTCGATGGTATTGCTCGCCAAACTGTGTTGGTCTCCGTGGATTACAGGTCGTCGCCCAAAGTCTCAAGATTCCACAGTCACTCGAGCCCAGATCTGAAGATTCACAACCCGACGGCCAAGTCGCTCGCTGTCAGTCGTGCAAGGTGCTTCGAATCTGTCGTTTCTCATCGTTTGTGCTGCCAACAGTAAGGGTCGTTGGAACTTATGGATTTGGG ttttggagaagCTTTGAAGTTAAAAGTGTGCTATCAAGAGGATTTGGTTATGGTTTCGACAAGCTTTTGG GCCTAATTCAAGATCCATCTAAGCTAGGAGGAAGATTAATTTGCTTGTCGCTTAGACATAATTTTgacttcgag gaaaaggtaaagatgcaccggcgatggcgcaGCGGAGTTCGTGATCGTGTCACTGGGACTAGACTTTTTCGCTTCCGCACCTTGAAATTTGAGTccttatttttctcttaa